In Helianthus annuus cultivar XRQ/B chromosome 8, HanXRQr2.0-SUNRISE, whole genome shotgun sequence, a single genomic region encodes these proteins:
- the LOC110870540 gene encoding triadin-like produces MPPDPMAKAVVEIPKPFGSKKVDVTLNAFAEEKAKLKEKMERKGDKRFEEEKKVFMAKEYLKYKAKQAKWKAKYEGQGGSDTSISCRLQILLGKVRELEDYARDLSKEMSNLPPEAGKKQELIAAKVGPAKTIAKWSKQYTDAAYERLEKRRKADPNLPKKPIYKDKKADDPKQQRKRQKQTDAKEAKQEAVYMKEALKRMIEENHPDSAKLQEVAKSLLSWPSSPNSQPIKTLPRNPLNSKILKWKSDKQTHIESHDLELQKQSKMTESSRQQNVGLYYKSSVLSEKGVGSPKTAFVEEDRNDIVRKTAHGKATTAPRKFANVAEIKEEKEPAKNHEEKIENKEKTREEILSEKTHKERDVVYRRMDEMQEEYENAVSNKRWDKKKECYYNREGEPVAEEVETEAVKVEAVKEVEEQQIEEEEMKDVKSDAGDVGEEVSVEQKLNDAEMKQPEEAENTEVPNTEVFLKKTEYQPKEKRSSLAPEAADPCNG; encoded by the exons ATGCCACCAGATCCAATGGCTAAAGCAGTTGTGGAAATTCCCAAGCCATTTGGatcaaagaaggttgatgtgactcTAAATGCTTTTGCTGAAGAAAAAGCAAAGTTAAAAGAGAAAATGGAAAGAAAGGGAGATAAAAGATTTGAAGAGGAAAAGAAAGTTTTTATGGCAAAGGAG TATTTAAAATACAAAGCCAAACAAGCTAAATGGAAAGCTAAATATGAAGGTCAAGGAGGGAGTGATACCAGCATCTCATGCCGATTGCAGATTCTACTTGGTAAAGTCAGAGAATTGGAGGATTATGCAAGAGATTTAAGTAAAGAGATGTCTAATTTGCCGCCAGAAGCTGG AAAGAAGCAAGAGTTGATTGCAGCAAAAGTTGGCCCAGCCAAAAccatagcaaaatggtcaaagcaaTATACTGATGCAGCATATGAAAGGCTGGAAAAAAGGAGAAAAGCAGATCCCAATCTTCCAAAGAAGCCAATATACAAAGACAAGAAAGCTGATGATCCAAAACAGCAG AGAAAGAGGCAAAAACAGACTGATGCAAAAGAGGCAAAACAAGAAGCTGTTTATATGAAAGAGGCTCTCAAAAGAATGATTGAAGAAAATCATCCTGACTCAGCAAAATTACAAGAAGTAGCAAAAAGTCTTTTGAGCTGGCCTTCATCTCCAAACTCTCAGCCAATAAagactctcccaagaaacccactgaattcaaaaatactaaagtggaaatcTGATAAACAGACCCAT attgagagtcatgATCTAGAGCTGCAGAAGCAAAGTAAGATGACAGAGTCTTCACGTCAACAGAATGTCGGCTTGTATTACAAAAGTAGTGTACTTTCAGAgaaaggcgttggttcaccaaaaacAGCATTCGTTG aagaagatcgaaatGATATTGTTCGCAAAACAGCTCATGGGAAAGCTACGACAGCACCAAGAAAGTTTGCGAatgttgctgaaattaaagaagaaaaagaacctGCTAAAAACCATGAAGAAAAGATTGAGAacaaagagaaaactcgagaagagatcttgagtgagaaaACACATAAAGAAAGAGATGTGGTTTACAGAagaatggatgagatgcaggaagaatatgagaATGCTGTCAGCAACAAACGATGGGACAAGAAGAAAGAGTGTTattacaacagagaaggagaacca gttgctgaagaaGTCGAAACAGAAGCTGTAAAAGTTGAAGCTGTGAAAGAAGTTGAAGAACagcaaattgaagaagaagaaatgaaggATGTCAAGTCAGATGCTGGTGATGTTGGCGAAGAAGTCAGTGTTGAACAAAAGCTGAATGATGCTGAGATGAAGCAGCCAGAGGAagctgaaaacaccgaagtgccaaaCACTGAG GTGTTTCTGAAGAAAACTGAATATCAACCAAAGGAGAAACGAAGCAGCCTGGCACCGGAGGCTGCTGATCCCTGCAACggttaa